AGCCCGCCTTTATCCACGGCCCCGTAGCCCGGGCCGAAGCCGGGGTGCACGCCCATGTCCCACGCCCCCCTCTGGTTGGCCCTGTCGAGGAGCGGCATTACGCGCACCTCTTTCCCCGCCTTTTTGAGCGTGTCGATAAGGAGCGTAAGCTCGCCTATCCCTTCGCGATACCTCAGGAGGTCGGTCCCCACCATTATGGCCACCGACTCCGAGACCTTCATCACCCCGGCCGCGGCCTTGATGTCGGCTGTACTCACCCCTGAGACTTCTTTACCTGACGCCTTCCCCGCCCCGGAGATCACGGCGGCAAGTGCCTTCATGAGCGGCCCGGCTCCGGCGGGCGCGTGCCTCAAGGTAAGGCGGGCCGAGCTGTCGAGCTTCATGGCCCGGGGAGAGGCGATTATGACGCTGGTCCTCTTCATGCCGGACCTGTACCTTATTATATAGTCGGTTACCGGGTTTTCTTCGGAGAGCTGGCCGCCTATGACAAACACCGTGCCCGAGTCGGCCGCGTCGTAGACGGAGGTGCCCTCGGAGGTAATGCCCGTTGCCGAGGCGAAGGCGGCGGCAACGGCGGGGTCCCACCTGGAGCCGGAATCGATGTTGCCGGTGCCGACGACCGTGCGCATGAGTTTCTGGAAGGTGTAGAGCTCCTCGTTCGTGAGCCTCGCCGAGGCTATACCGCCGGTCTTCCCGCCGTCCTTGGAGTTGCCGAGCCGTTCGGTTATGGCGGAGACGGCCTCGTCCCAGGAGACCTCCTCATGCACCCCGTTTTTCTTCAAGAGCGGGGTGGTAAGCCTCTCCGCGCTGTTTACTATCTCGTACCCGAAGCGCCCCCTGGCGCAGAGCATCTTCCCGTTAAAGCCGTCGTCGGGCCTTGCTATGGAGCGGAGCACCACCCCGTCCCTCTCCTCGATCGTCGTCCTGCAGCCCGTGGCGCAGTAAGGGCAGACCGTCTTGGCACCCTTCAGGTCCCAGGGCCGCGCCTTGTACCTGTAGGGACGCCTCATGAAGCAACCCACCGGGCAGACCTCTATGCACATGCCGTCGTGGTCGCAGTCGAGGAAGGTCCTGAGGAAGCTCGTCTCCTCCTGGTGGGCGCCCCTGCCTATGGCGTCGAGCACGCCCTTGCCGACGACCTCGTGGCATACCCTGACGCACCTCATGCACTGCACGCAGCGGTTCGAGTTCTTCATGATGACGGGGCTCAGGGCATAGTCCTTGTCGTGGTAGCGGACCTTGCTCTCCGAGTGTCTGCCCTTCTTGGGGCCGTGCTTGTAGACCATGTCCTGCAGCTCGCACTCGCCGCCCTTATCGCAGACCGGGCAGTCCATGGCGTGGTTCGAAAGGAGGAACTCGAACATCGACGCCCTCGCCGAGGTGACCGTCTCCGAATCGGTCTTTACGCTCATCTCCGCCATGACGGGCGTCACGCAGGACGGCTGGAGCTTCCTCTGCCCCTCTATCTCCACCAGGCACATCCTGCAGGAGCCGAGCCCCGAGAGGTTGGCCTGGTAGCAGAAGGTGGGTATCTCGACGCCCACCTCTTTGGCCGCGTCGAGGATGAGCGTGCCGTCCTCGACCGTTACCTCTTTATCGTTTATCTTGAGAGTTACCATAATTATAACACCAGATTAGGAGACCGGATTACGACACCTGGCACTTCTTGTGCTTCTCGTGGTAGTCGAACTCTTCCTTGAAGTTGCTCATGGCCCCCCTCAAGGCCATTACCGCGCCGTCGCCGAGCGGACAGAAGGTCCTGCCGAATATGTTCGTACAGAGACTTTCGAGGAGCTCGACGTCTCCGGGCCTGCCGTCTCCTTCTTCGAGGCGCTTCAGCACGTTCGTCGTCCAGTGCATACCCTCCCTGCACGGCGTGCACTTGCCGCAGGACTCGTGGCTGAAGAAGCGGCTTATTATGTACGAGACCTTGACCATGCACGTGGTCTCGTCCATGACTATGACCGCTCCCGAGCCGAGCATGCTCTTCTTCGCCGCCAGAGAGTCGAAGTCCATCGGGGTATCGAGGTCCTTCTCGGTAAGCATCGGGGCGCTCACCCCTCCGGGGATGACGGCCTTGAGCTTCCTGTCGTCCTTTATGCCCCCGGCGTGTTCGTAGACTATCTCCCTCAAGGGGGTGCCCATGGGCAGTTCGTAGAGGCCGGGCTTCTTCACGTGTCCGCTGACGCCGAATATCTTGGGCCCCGGGCTCTTCTCCGGCCCCATGGACTTGAACCACTCCACCCCCCGCTCAATAATGGCGGGGACGCAGGCCAGGGTCTCGACGTTGTTTATGACGGTCGGCTTGGCGTAGAGTCCCGCGAGCGCCGGGAAGGGCGGCTTTTTCCGGGGCTGGCCCCGAAAACCCTCTATGGACTCGATCAGCGCGGTCTCCTCGCCGCATATGTAGGCCCCGAAGCCGCGGTGGACGTATATGTCGAGCGAAAAACCGCTCCCGAGTATGTCTTTGCCGAGGAAACCTTTTTCGTAGGCCTCGGTTATGGCCTCATCGAGCCTTTTGGCGCCGAAGGCGAACTCGCCCCGGATGTATATGTAGGCGTCGGCCGCGCCGATGGCATGGCTCGTTATTATCATGCCCTCCAGAAGGAGGTGCGGGTCCTTGTCTATTATCGCCCTGTCCTTGAAGGTGCCCGGCTCGCCCTCGTCGGCGTTGCAGCAGAGGTACTTCCGGAGCGTGGGGTCCTTGGGGATAAAGCTCCACTTGAGCCCGGCCGGGAAACCGGCGCCGCCCCTGCCCCGGAGGCCCGAGTCCTTCACCGTCTGCACGATGTTCTCGGGCTTCATCTTAAGCGCCTTCTTGAGAGACTTATAGCCGCCGCCCTTTATATAGGTATCGATCAGGTGGGAGTCGGGCTTGTCTATGTTACATAGGAGTATCTTATCCATTGTTTTTCGCCGGGGGCTCTACTTGCAGCCCTTCAGGATCTTCTCTATCTTCTCCTCGGTGAGGTTCTCGTGGTAGTCGTCGTTTACCTGCATCATGGGGGCGGTGCCGCACGAGCCCAGGCACTCGACCGTAGAGAGGGTAAACTTTTTATCCCCCGTCGTCTCCCCGGTTTTTATATCCAACAGTTTTTCCATGTGGCTTATCAGGTGTTCGGCCCCCAGGAGAGAGCACGAGATATTCCTGCATATCTGTACGTGGTTCCTGCCAACGGGTTTCTCCACGTTGTACATGCTATAGAAGCCGCCCATTGCCTGCACCCTGACCGGTTCCATCCCGAGTATCCCGGCGATCTCGCGCATCTCCTCGCCCGTCAGGTGGCCGCGCTCTTCCTGGGCCACCCGGAGGGCGTCCATCACGGCCGAGCGGGGCGTGGGGTACTTCTTAAGCGACCCCTCTATTTCCTTTTTGACCTTCTCCGAAAGCATTTTTCCTCTTTTTTCCCTTTTTTCCCTTTATATTCTTTCC
This region of Thermodesulfobacteriota bacterium genomic DNA includes:
- the nuoG gene encoding NADH-quinone oxidoreductase subunit NuoG — translated: MVTLKINDKEVTVEDGTLILDAAKEVGVEIPTFCYQANLSGLGSCRMCLVEIEGQRKLQPSCVTPVMAEMSVKTDSETVTSARASMFEFLLSNHAMDCPVCDKGGECELQDMVYKHGPKKGRHSESKVRYHDKDYALSPVIMKNSNRCVQCMRCVRVCHEVVGKGVLDAIGRGAHQEETSFLRTFLDCDHDGMCIEVCPVGCFMRRPYRYKARPWDLKGAKTVCPYCATGCRTTIEERDGVVLRSIARPDDGFNGKMLCARGRFGYEIVNSAERLTTPLLKKNGVHEEVSWDEAVSAITERLGNSKDGGKTGGIASARLTNEELYTFQKLMRTVVGTGNIDSGSRWDPAVAAAFASATGITSEGTSVYDAADSGTVFVIGGQLSEENPVTDYIIRYRSGMKRTSVIIASPRAMKLDSSARLTLRHAPAGAGPLMKALAAVISGAGKASGKEVSGVSTADIKAAAGVMKVSESVAIMVGTDLLRYREGIGELTLLIDTLKKAGKEVRVMPLLDRANQRGAWDMGVHPGFGPGYGAVDKGGLGCDAMLEAAAKGELENMYIAGEDVVGSYPDAGFAKEAIGKLKFLVVQDIFLTETAKMADVVLPGASYAEKDGTFTNQEGRVQPVSALLPPPGKAKRDLEIMAMVGSALDPSGKVFSSSISTSASAVFEEISAGVAAYSGVEPSGGDNGNAFVKAGAGLKGPGDFKAGATGGKPKGLALMTGNHLFHSGRLSMRAGILKGLMEEPVVEISEKDAERLGLNGGDRVKVKGGSFEAELTLRTKEGSFEGVAFIAENFEAAPANGFFKRGETLPDVTITRVEG
- the nuoF gene encoding NADH-quinone oxidoreductase subunit NuoF, translating into MDKILLCNIDKPDSHLIDTYIKGGGYKSLKKALKMKPENIVQTVKDSGLRGRGGAGFPAGLKWSFIPKDPTLRKYLCCNADEGEPGTFKDRAIIDKDPHLLLEGMIITSHAIGAADAYIYIRGEFAFGAKRLDEAITEAYEKGFLGKDILGSGFSLDIYVHRGFGAYICGEETALIESIEGFRGQPRKKPPFPALAGLYAKPTVINNVETLACVPAIIERGVEWFKSMGPEKSPGPKIFGVSGHVKKPGLYELPMGTPLREIVYEHAGGIKDDRKLKAVIPGGVSAPMLTEKDLDTPMDFDSLAAKKSMLGSGAVIVMDETTCMVKVSYIISRFFSHESCGKCTPCREGMHWTTNVLKRLEEGDGRPGDVELLESLCTNIFGRTFCPLGDGAVMALRGAMSNFKEEFDYHEKHKKCQVS
- the nuoE gene encoding NADH-quinone oxidoreductase subunit NuoE yields the protein MLSEKVKKEIEGSLKKYPTPRSAVMDALRVAQEERGHLTGEEMREIAGILGMEPVRVQAMGGFYSMYNVEKPVGRNHVQICRNISCSLLGAEHLISHMEKLLDIKTGETTGDKKFTLSTVECLGSCGTAPMMQVNDDYHENLTEEKIEKILKGCK